The following coding sequences are from one Lolium rigidum isolate FL_2022 chromosome 6, APGP_CSIRO_Lrig_0.1, whole genome shotgun sequence window:
- the LOC124662710 gene encoding uncharacterized protein LOC124662710: MDDTPDHTPLLPPEGPADPSLSPPPSPRPAPVVHGAKNTQELGLSVALDSKKAAEATEKTERVSPAATGKKEERKSWFPRWTLASLVGGRGSAEAGAGDGSSSGGKGLSGAGHGSSSGGKDLSGAGPGSPSRAMAARNKEHVLIDIDIPSSSNSPAWTAPGGVRAGASTRVLPERKTRDRIDLLIDRSQVFQDFCSGHRLLADPSANLTAALREFAVPETAGAAACLQLAAAALYKTAIGGKIEEQPGAIAKNLASEAAILVAASGGLGADLSSDLAASASTSSTCSRSPEVLFYIAMSGSLGLLPYLNTIIPKDLQGLVAFLFGTVFSAATVGSLLLARGKDNADLQIATIVGAVSFTAFSLLVILFVSFALAGGNILLIFVLAAVVVSVHIWAWVRK, encoded by the coding sequence ATGGATGATACGCCGGACCATACGCCTCTTCTTCCCCCGGAGGGTCCGGCGGACCCCTCTCTTTCTCCGCCCCCGTCGCCGCGCCCAGCGCCCGTCGTCCATGGCGCCAAGAACACCCAAGAACTAGGCCTATCGGTGGCCCTTGACTCCAAGAAGGCGGCGGAAGCAACCGAGAAGACGGAGAGGGTGTCGCCTGCGGCTACGGGCAAGAAGGAGGAGCGCAAGTCGTGGTTCCCCCGCTGGacgctcgcctccctcgtcggcgGGAGAGGTTCCGCGGAGGCCGGAGCGGGAGATGGCTCGTCGAGCGGCGGGAAGGGTCTGTCGGGAGCGGGACATGGCTCGTCGAGCGGCGGGAAGGATCTGTCGGGAGCGGGACCTGGCTCACCAAGCCGCGCCATGGCTGCGCGCAACAAGGAGCACGTGCTCATCGACATCGACATTCCATCTTCATCCAATTCCCCTGCTTGGACGGCGCCCGGCGGGGTGCGAGCGGGGGCGAGCACAAGGGTCCTTCCCGAGAGGAAGACCCGTGACAGGATCGACTTACTGATCGACCGCTCGCAAGTCTTCCAAGATTTCTGTAGCGGCCACCGCCTCCTCGCCGACCCTTCGGCCAACCTGACCGCAGCGCTGCGAGAGTTCGCCGTCCCTGAGACCGCGGGAGCGGCGGCCTGCCTTCAATTGGCAGCTGCGGCCTTGTACAAGACTGCAATCGGCGGCAAGATAGAGGAGCAACCGGGAGCAATTGCCAAGAATCTTGCCTCCGAAGCAGCTATATTGGTGGCAGCAAGCGGCGGGCTGGGAGCCGACCTTTCGAGCGACCTAGCCGCATCTGCCTCGACCTCGTCCACCTGCAGCAGAAGCCCTGAAGTCTtgttctacatcgccatgtcaggTTCACTAGGACTTCTCCCGTACCTGAATACCATCATTCCCAAGGACCTGCAGGGTTTGGTTGCGTTCCTGTTCGGGACAGTGTTTTCAGCAGCCACGGTGGGATCGTTGCTCCTTGCTCGGGGCAAGGACAACGCTGATTTGCAGATTGCCACCATTGTGGGGGCTGTTAGTTTCACAGCTTTTTCTCTTTTAGTCATTCTGTTTGTCTCGTTTGCTCTAGCCGGAGGGAACATCCTGCTGATTTTTGTGTTGGCAGCGGTAGTAGTTTCAGTGCATATCTGGGCTTGGGTTAGGAAGTGA